In Hamadaea flava, a genomic segment contains:
- a CDS encoding Gfo/Idh/MocA family protein yields the protein MNAPVRIAILGAGGRGSSYAQWVANHPDRAQVVAVADPRDAYRDAIADRHAVPADARYRNWQELLAQPGRIADVAIIATPDREHTAPALALAARGYHLLLEKPIAPTEAECREVVDAVTKAGVLFAVCHVMRYTPYTATVKKVVDSGRLGDVINVHHLEPVGFWHQAHSFVRGNWRNTAESSFMLLAKSVHDIDWLQYVMGRPIHRVASFGGLAHFTRENQPAGAADRCLDCAVEPGCAYSAPRIYGRYLAAGATGWPLTVLDPEPTETSIEQALRTGPYGRCVYACDNDVVDHQVVSLEFAGQRTATFTMTAFSEHTHRQTQIFGTRGELVGDGETVRVFDFLTHTWEEVPTEVVGDATAAGGHGGGDDALMSAFVTAVASGDPSSIHSGPAESLNSHLAVFAAERARLSGTLVTID from the coding sequence TGGGTCGCGAACCATCCCGACCGCGCCCAGGTGGTCGCCGTCGCCGATCCCCGCGACGCGTACCGGGACGCCATCGCCGACCGGCACGCGGTTCCGGCCGATGCGCGGTACCGCAACTGGCAGGAACTGCTCGCCCAGCCCGGCCGGATCGCGGACGTAGCCATCATCGCCACCCCAGACCGCGAGCACACCGCCCCAGCCCTGGCGTTGGCCGCCCGCGGCTACCACCTGCTGCTGGAGAAGCCGATCGCGCCGACCGAGGCCGAGTGCCGGGAAGTGGTCGACGCGGTGACGAAGGCAGGTGTGCTCTTCGCGGTCTGCCACGTGATGCGGTACACGCCCTACACCGCGACGGTGAAGAAGGTGGTCGACTCCGGACGTCTCGGGGACGTGATCAACGTTCATCACCTGGAGCCGGTCGGGTTCTGGCATCAGGCTCACTCGTTCGTCCGTGGCAACTGGCGCAACACCGCCGAGTCCAGCTTCATGCTGCTGGCCAAATCGGTGCACGACATCGACTGGCTCCAGTACGTGATGGGCCGCCCGATCCACCGGGTGGCGAGCTTCGGCGGACTCGCCCATTTCACTCGCGAGAACCAGCCGGCCGGCGCGGCGGACCGCTGCCTGGACTGTGCGGTGGAGCCGGGCTGTGCCTACTCCGCGCCCCGCATCTACGGCCGTTACCTGGCCGCCGGTGCGACCGGCTGGCCGCTGACCGTCCTCGACCCGGAGCCGACCGAGACCTCCATCGAGCAGGCGCTGCGCACCGGACCCTACGGGCGCTGCGTGTACGCGTGCGACAACGACGTGGTGGACCACCAGGTGGTTTCGCTGGAGTTCGCCGGTCAGCGAACCGCGACGTTCACGATGACCGCGTTCAGCGAGCACACGCACCGGCAGACGCAGATCTTCGGCACGCGCGGCGAACTCGTCGGCGACGGCGAGACGGTGCGGGTGTTCGACTTCCTCACCCACACCTGGGAGGAGGTGCCGACGGAGGTCGTCGGCGACGCGACGGCGGCCGGCGGGCACGGCGGTGGCGACGACGCCCTGATGAGCGCTTTCGTCACGGCGGTCGCCTCCGGCGACCCATCGAGCATCCACAGCGGACCCGCCGAGTCGTTGAACTCGCACCTCGCGGTGTTCGCCGCGGAGCGGGCCCGGCTCTCCGGCACCCTGGTCACCATCGACTGA
- a CDS encoding AMP-dependent synthetase/ligase: protein MDTADTLAAQCAKTAADQTIPALLHRNATEYADRPALTTLDRDDTRTWAELREEVAELSGGLAEIGLAPGGHMLIMMSSRPEHWLIDLGAVHLGAVPATVYPTLSTDQLRYLAGHCNAQVLVLEGAAELARWRSILPDLPNLRRIVLVDETDPGDTTVETVQLAQLRTRGRAAHQADPGAFERRWREIRPEQPVTLLYTSGTTGDPKGVVLSHHNVIYQAVVLEATVTVPDHAPTVAYLPLAHIAERMLGIYNPIYRAGHVTICPDATKLIPALRTVGPASFFGVPRIWEKMAAGVQAQVSAAEPAVREAFTAASAVTLEAYELRAAGKPVPEELAARVEQAEATVLRPLQTMLGLQSMVWAGSGAAPIPVDVLRFLAGLGVDVLEVWGMTETTGTATINTPGRFRTGTVGRPNPGMEVRLAEDGEILVRGPLVCAGYLRADGTVAAVTDADGWLATGDVGVMDEDGFLTITDRKKELIITSSGKNISPARIEGLLRAHPLIGQAVAIGDRRPYVTALIVLDDEVAPLWARSQGIAEPNLPGLAADPMLLAEIQAAVNAANAQLARPEQVKSFRVLPSSWTAETGELTPTLKLRRRIIVDRYSENIDTLYDA, encoded by the coding sequence ATGGACACTGCTGACACGCTTGCCGCTCAATGCGCGAAGACCGCTGCCGACCAGACCATCCCCGCTCTCCTGCACCGCAACGCCACCGAGTACGCCGACCGGCCCGCGCTGACCACACTCGACCGTGACGACACCCGTACCTGGGCGGAGCTGCGCGAAGAGGTCGCCGAACTGTCCGGCGGCCTGGCCGAGATCGGGTTGGCGCCCGGCGGCCACATGCTGATCATGATGTCCAGCCGGCCGGAACACTGGCTGATCGACCTCGGCGCGGTGCACCTTGGCGCCGTCCCCGCGACGGTCTACCCGACGCTGAGCACCGATCAGCTGCGCTACCTGGCCGGGCACTGCAACGCCCAGGTGCTCGTGCTCGAAGGCGCGGCCGAGCTGGCCCGCTGGCGTTCGATCCTGCCGGACCTGCCCAACCTGCGCCGCATCGTGCTGGTCGACGAGACCGACCCCGGCGACACCACCGTCGAGACCGTGCAGCTGGCCCAGCTGCGTACCCGCGGCCGGGCCGCGCACCAGGCCGATCCGGGCGCCTTCGAACGACGGTGGCGCGAGATCCGGCCCGAGCAGCCGGTGACACTGCTGTACACGTCGGGGACGACCGGCGACCCTAAGGGCGTCGTGCTCAGCCACCACAACGTCATCTACCAAGCCGTGGTCCTCGAAGCCACCGTGACGGTTCCCGACCACGCGCCGACCGTGGCGTACCTGCCGCTGGCCCACATCGCCGAGCGGATGCTGGGCATCTACAACCCCATCTACCGCGCGGGCCACGTGACCATCTGCCCCGACGCCACCAAGCTCATCCCGGCGCTGCGCACCGTCGGTCCCGCCTCGTTCTTCGGCGTACCGCGGATCTGGGAGAAGATGGCCGCCGGCGTACAGGCACAGGTGAGTGCCGCCGAACCGGCGGTCAGGGAGGCATTCACCGCCGCGAGCGCGGTGACGCTGGAGGCGTACGAGTTGCGCGCCGCCGGCAAGCCGGTGCCCGAGGAGCTGGCCGCGCGTGTGGAGCAGGCCGAAGCCACGGTGCTGCGGCCCCTCCAGACGATGCTGGGCCTGCAGAGCATGGTCTGGGCCGGCAGCGGCGCGGCCCCGATCCCGGTCGACGTGCTGCGGTTCCTGGCCGGTCTCGGCGTCGACGTGCTGGAAGTCTGGGGCATGACCGAGACCACCGGCACCGCCACCATCAACACCCCCGGGCGCTTTCGCACGGGAACCGTCGGGCGACCCAACCCTGGCATGGAGGTACGCCTGGCGGAGGACGGCGAGATCCTGGTCCGTGGTCCGTTGGTGTGCGCCGGATATCTGCGTGCGGACGGCACCGTGGCGGCAGTCACCGACGCGGACGGCTGGCTGGCCACCGGCGATGTGGGTGTCATGGACGAGGACGGCTTCCTCACCATCACCGACCGCAAGAAGGAACTCATCATCACCTCGAGCGGCAAGAACATCTCGCCGGCTCGCATCGAAGGGCTGCTGCGCGCGCATCCGCTCATCGGTCAAGCCGTCGCGATCGGCGACCGGCGGCCCTACGTCACCGCGCTGATCGTGCTCGACGACGAGGTCGCACCGCTCTGGGCGCGCTCGCAGGGCATCGCCGAACCCAACCTGCCCGGCCTGGCCGCCGACCCGATGTTGCTCGCCGAGATCCAAGCTGCCGTGAACGCCGCCAACGCCCAGCTGGCGCGACCCGAGCAGGTCAAGTCCTTCCGGGTGCTGCCGTCGAGCTGGACGGCCGAGACGGGCGAGCTGACGCCGACGCTGAAGCTGCGCCGCCGAATCATCGTCGACCGGTACAGCGAGAACATCGACACGCTCTACGACGCTTAG
- a CDS encoding acyl-CoA dehydrogenase family protein, with product MNRDIFTADHLAFAELVRAFIDKEITPHHDRWETEGVVDRSVWRAAGAAGLLGFFVDERYGGGGVVDQRFNAVLTEELARAGASGPAFGLHNDIIGPYLTDLTTDEQKQRWLPGFCSGELITAIAMSEPGAGSDLQGITTTAVRDGDSYVLNGQKTFISNGILADLVIVVARTDPAAGHRGISLLVVERDTPGFERGRNLDKIGQKAQDTAELFFSDVRVPAANLLGVEGQGFAYLMRNLPYERLSIAVAALAGAETVFEQTLAYCKERQAFGRPIGSFQHNRFVLAEIATELRLGRVFVDRCLVESTLTAETAAMAKWWCTELQKRTVDRCLQLHGGYGYMREYPVAKAYLDARVQTIYGGTTEIMKEVIGRSLGL from the coding sequence ATGAACCGCGACATCTTCACCGCCGACCACCTCGCGTTCGCCGAACTGGTGCGTGCCTTCATCGACAAGGAGATCACCCCGCATCACGATCGCTGGGAGACCGAGGGAGTAGTCGACCGCAGCGTCTGGCGGGCCGCCGGTGCCGCCGGTCTGCTGGGCTTCTTCGTCGACGAGCGGTACGGCGGCGGCGGGGTGGTCGACCAGCGTTTCAACGCCGTCCTCACCGAGGAGTTGGCTCGGGCGGGCGCGAGCGGCCCGGCGTTCGGCCTGCACAACGACATCATCGGGCCGTACCTCACGGATCTGACCACGGACGAGCAGAAGCAGCGGTGGCTGCCGGGCTTCTGCTCGGGCGAGCTCATCACGGCGATCGCCATGTCCGAACCCGGTGCCGGCAGCGACCTGCAAGGCATCACCACCACCGCGGTACGCGACGGCGACAGCTACGTCCTCAACGGGCAGAAGACGTTCATCAGCAACGGAATCCTGGCCGATCTGGTGATCGTGGTGGCCCGTACCGATCCCGCAGCGGGGCATCGGGGGATCAGCCTGCTGGTCGTCGAACGGGACACACCCGGGTTCGAGCGCGGCCGGAACCTCGACAAGATCGGGCAGAAGGCGCAGGACACGGCCGAGCTGTTCTTCTCCGACGTACGCGTACCGGCCGCCAACCTCCTCGGCGTCGAGGGCCAGGGCTTCGCGTACCTGATGCGCAACCTGCCCTACGAACGGCTGTCGATCGCCGTCGCGGCGCTCGCGGGGGCCGAGACGGTGTTCGAGCAGACCCTCGCCTACTGTAAGGAGCGCCAAGCCTTCGGCCGTCCGATCGGCAGTTTCCAGCACAACCGGTTCGTCCTAGCCGAGATCGCCACCGAGCTGCGCCTCGGCCGGGTGTTCGTCGACCGGTGCCTGGTGGAATCCACGCTCACCGCGGAGACTGCGGCGATGGCGAAGTGGTGGTGCACCGAACTGCAGAAGCGCACCGTGGACCGCTGCCTGCAGTTGCACGGCGGCTACGGCTACATGCGGGAGTACCCGGTGGCCAAGGCGTACTTGGACGCTCGGGTGCAGACGATCTACGGCGGCACCACGGAGATCATGAAAGAAGTGATCGGCCGGTCGCTCGGCCTCTGA
- a CDS encoding LLM class F420-dependent oxidoreductase, translating into MRIATPLAYATDPRGGADEVAAWEQDGLDVVWVSEAYGFDAPTIMGYLAAKTTRMQIGSAILPIYSRTPALLAQTASGLDAMSGGRAILGIGASGPQVIEGWHGVAYDRPLARTREVIRICRQVWRRETLVNDGIYQLPLTKGEGTGLGKPLKILTHPVRDRIPIYVASLGDKNVQMTAELADGWLPFLYDPERAVDVWGSALAAGGRKRSADLGPLEVVAGGPLAIGPDVTGLRDLARPLIALYVGGMGAKGRNFYHDLLCRYGYAAEADRIQDLYLAGHKAEAAAAVPADLLERASLIGPESYVRDRVQAYRDAGVTILNVTPLGTDPRRLIAAVKDMAR; encoded by the coding sequence ATGCGGATCGCGACACCACTGGCGTACGCCACGGACCCCCGGGGCGGCGCGGACGAAGTGGCCGCTTGGGAGCAGGACGGCCTCGACGTCGTCTGGGTGTCGGAGGCCTACGGCTTCGATGCCCCGACCATCATGGGCTACCTCGCGGCGAAGACCACCCGGATGCAGATCGGCTCGGCCATCCTGCCGATCTACTCCCGCACCCCGGCACTGCTCGCGCAGACGGCGTCCGGTTTGGACGCGATGTCGGGCGGTCGCGCCATCCTCGGCATCGGCGCGTCGGGGCCACAGGTGATCGAGGGCTGGCACGGCGTCGCGTACGACCGGCCGCTGGCGCGGACCCGTGAGGTGATCCGGATCTGCCGGCAGGTGTGGCGACGCGAGACGCTGGTCAACGACGGCATCTACCAGCTGCCGCTGACCAAGGGGGAAGGCACTGGACTCGGCAAACCGCTGAAGATCCTCACGCACCCCGTCCGGGACCGCATCCCGATCTACGTGGCGAGTCTCGGTGACAAGAACGTCCAGATGACCGCCGAGCTGGCCGACGGATGGCTGCCGTTCCTCTACGATCCCGAGCGCGCGGTCGACGTCTGGGGCTCGGCCCTGGCGGCAGGCGGGCGTAAGCGGTCCGCCGATCTCGGGCCGCTGGAGGTCGTCGCGGGCGGTCCACTGGCCATCGGCCCGGATGTGACCGGCCTGCGCGACCTAGCCCGGCCGCTGATCGCCCTGTACGTCGGCGGCATGGGGGCCAAGGGCCGCAACTTCTACCACGACCTGCTGTGCCGCTACGGCTACGCTGCCGAGGCCGACCGCATCCAGGATCTCTACTTGGCCGGCCACAAAGCCGAGGCCGCCGCCGCGGTTCCGGCGGACCTGCTGGAACGCGCCAGCCTGATCGGCCCGGAGAGCTACGTACGCGACCGCGTACAGGCCTATCGCGACGCCGGAGTAACGATCCTCAACGTCACGCCGCTGGGGACCGACCCACGGCGTCTCATCGCAGCAGTGAAGGACATGGCCCGATGA
- a CDS encoding CaiB/BaiF CoA transferase family protein, with the protein MSGPLTGVRVLELAGIGPGPFAAMLLADLGADVVRVDRPEPGALPAGDPRADLLNRGKRSVVVDLKHPDGAEVVLELADRVAILIEGWRPGVAERLGIGPQTVLERNPGLVYGRMTGWGQDGPLARAAGHDIGYIAVAGALHPIGRAGGPPQIPLNLVGDFGGGSLYLVVGCLAALHVARTTGRGQVVDAAIVDGTAHLTTLFTGMLAGGAWQAERGRNLLDGGAPFYDVYATADGGHMAVGALEPQFYAELIRLLGLADAELPAQHDISGWPVLRTRFAAVFAERTRDEWTKVFEGTDACVAPVLSLAEAQHHPHLVARGTFEDRFGVRQPAVAPRLSQTPGTIGGRPPMPGADTEAVLADWGLGTHSARWLGNGAVSQTPGAH; encoded by the coding sequence ATGAGCGGCCCGCTGACCGGAGTCCGGGTCCTGGAACTCGCCGGGATCGGCCCGGGTCCGTTCGCGGCGATGCTGCTGGCCGACCTGGGCGCCGACGTCGTCCGCGTCGACCGGCCGGAGCCGGGCGCGCTGCCGGCCGGTGATCCGCGGGCGGACCTGCTCAACCGGGGCAAGCGGTCGGTCGTCGTGGACCTCAAGCATCCCGACGGCGCCGAGGTGGTCCTGGAGCTGGCCGATCGTGTCGCGATCCTGATCGAGGGCTGGCGGCCGGGGGTCGCCGAACGTCTCGGGATCGGGCCGCAGACCGTGCTGGAACGCAATCCGGGCCTGGTCTACGGGCGGATGACCGGCTGGGGACAGGACGGGCCGCTGGCCCGTGCCGCCGGTCACGACATCGGCTACATCGCCGTCGCCGGGGCGCTGCATCCGATCGGCCGCGCGGGCGGCCCGCCGCAGATCCCGCTCAACCTCGTCGGCGACTTCGGCGGCGGGTCGCTGTACCTGGTCGTCGGCTGCCTCGCGGCCCTGCACGTGGCGCGGACGACCGGCCGGGGGCAGGTCGTCGACGCCGCCATCGTCGACGGGACGGCCCACCTCACCACGCTGTTCACCGGAATGCTGGCTGGCGGGGCCTGGCAGGCCGAGCGCGGCCGCAATCTGCTCGACGGCGGCGCGCCGTTCTACGACGTCTACGCCACCGCCGACGGCGGGCACATGGCGGTCGGCGCGCTGGAACCGCAGTTCTACGCCGAGTTGATCCGGCTGCTCGGACTGGCCGACGCGGAGCTGCCGGCCCAGCACGACATCTCCGGCTGGCCGGTGCTGCGTACGCGGTTCGCGGCGGTCTTCGCCGAACGCACCCGCGACGAGTGGACCAAAGTCTTCGAAGGCACCGACGCCTGTGTGGCACCGGTGTTGTCGCTCGCCGAAGCACAGCACCATCCGCACCTGGTGGCACGGGGGACGTTCGAGGACCGGTTCGGCGTACGCCAGCCAGCGGTGGCACCGCGCTTGTCGCAGACACCGGGGACGATCGGCGGCCGCCCGCCGATGCCAGGGGCGGACACCGAAGCCGTGCTCGCCGACTGGGGCCTCGGCACACACTCAGCGCGCTGGTTGGGCAACGGCGCCGTCAGCCAGACACCAGGAGCGCACTGA
- a CDS encoding enoyl-CoA hydratase-related protein: MTISLPAAEPAGSGLRAATHAGVRTIWFDRPDRRNAMTLDMFRTYYAALLAADADPAVRAIVVTGAGDWFCSGADPESLHALLDGGNRDQLMNEFGFEPHLPMTLGTPIVAAINGGAAGLGLVHALYADIRFLAAEARLATAFSRLGLIAEYGSAWLLPRLVGVGNALDLLVSGRKIDAAEALRIGLVQRVLPRDEVLAEAQAYAAELAASCSPASMAVIRQQVWSGLETGAAVAAADATRLMTDSLAGEDFGEALASLAEGRTPRFAARSGS, encoded by the coding sequence ATGACCATATCCCTGCCGGCGGCCGAACCGGCCGGAAGCGGTCTGCGGGCCGCCACCCACGCCGGCGTACGCACGATCTGGTTCGACCGGCCCGATCGGCGGAACGCGATGACGCTGGACATGTTCCGCACCTACTACGCGGCGTTGCTGGCCGCCGACGCAGATCCGGCGGTACGCGCGATCGTCGTCACCGGCGCGGGCGACTGGTTCTGCTCGGGCGCCGACCCGGAGTCGTTGCACGCGCTGCTCGACGGCGGCAACCGCGATCAGCTGATGAACGAGTTCGGTTTCGAACCGCATCTGCCGATGACGCTGGGCACCCCGATCGTCGCCGCGATCAACGGCGGAGCGGCCGGCCTCGGCCTGGTCCACGCCCTGTACGCCGACATCCGGTTCCTGGCGGCGGAGGCTCGCCTGGCGACCGCGTTCAGCCGGCTCGGCCTGATCGCCGAATACGGCAGCGCCTGGCTGCTGCCCCGGCTGGTCGGCGTGGGCAACGCGCTGGATCTGCTGGTGTCCGGCCGCAAGATCGATGCGGCGGAGGCGCTGCGGATCGGACTGGTGCAACGAGTGCTCCCACGCGACGAGGTGCTGGCCGAGGCACAAGCGTACGCCGCCGAGCTGGCCGCGTCCTGCTCGCCGGCGTCCATGGCGGTGATCCGGCAGCAGGTGTGGTCGGGGCTGGAGACCGGGGCCGCCGTCGCAGCGGCCGACGCTACCCGGCTCATGACCGATTCCCTGGCCGGGGAAGACTTCGGCGAGGCGCTGGCGAGCCTGGCCGAGGGGCGTACGCCCCGCTTCGCGGCGAGGTCCGGCTCATGA
- a CDS encoding GntR family transcriptional regulator — MAERSKGQDVSYPQLSETVASLLRDRIMSGQLRPGERIRLEEVAQETGLSITPVREALLMLRAEDMVELQPRRGHVVAPLSRQDILDVFALQGDIAGELASRVAATITQDQLDDLRQQHERLRRAAQARQISRVEQLEFEFHRSINRLADARKLSWLLRTVTRYTPSRFYAANPEWRAAMIADHEALLIALEAHDPAAVKPIMARHFTDGAERLVKHLDGLGVWSDRAAT, encoded by the coding sequence GTGGCAGAGCGGAGCAAGGGTCAGGACGTTTCATATCCGCAGCTGTCCGAGACGGTGGCGAGCCTGCTGCGCGACCGGATCATGTCCGGCCAGCTGCGCCCCGGCGAGCGGATCCGGCTCGAAGAGGTGGCCCAGGAGACCGGGCTCAGCATCACCCCGGTACGCGAGGCGCTGCTGATGCTGCGCGCGGAGGACATGGTCGAGCTGCAGCCGCGTCGCGGCCACGTGGTCGCACCACTGTCCCGGCAGGACATCCTGGACGTGTTCGCTCTGCAGGGCGACATCGCCGGCGAACTCGCCTCCCGGGTCGCCGCCACGATCACCCAGGACCAGCTCGACGACCTGCGGCAGCAGCACGAGCGGTTGCGCCGCGCCGCTCAGGCCCGGCAGATCAGCCGGGTCGAGCAGCTCGAGTTCGAGTTCCACCGCAGCATCAACCGGCTGGCCGACGCGCGCAAGCTGTCCTGGCTGCTGCGCACGGTGACGCGCTACACGCCGTCGCGGTTCTACGCGGCCAACCCGGAATGGCGGGCCGCCATGATCGCCGACCACGAGGCGCTGCTGATCGCACTCGAGGCCCACGACCCGGCGGCCGTCAAGCCGATCATGGCCCGCCACTTCACCGACGGCGCCGAGCGATTGGTCAAGCATCTCGACGGGCTGGGTGTGTGGAGCGACCGTGCCGCCACCTGA
- a CDS encoding aldehyde dehydrogenase family protein yields MTSLVEHPRRLHVVDPITGESRADYDIADEAAVHAAVERARDAAGWWAGLRARERRRHLSAYKSLIASRIDELAELIRAETGKSLAGAQLEVMLAVEHLDWAARNARRVLKRRSVSSGMLAFNQASSVTYVPFGVVGVIGPWNYPVYTPMGAVSHALAAGNAVVFKPSEFTPGVGVWLAQCWSELLPDQPVLQVVTGDGATGAALCRAAVDKIAFTGSAATGRAVMAACAERLTPVVIEGGGKDALIVTADADLDAAAQAAVFGGLGNAGQTCAGVERVYVEQAVYEPFVARLAELARKVRPGAEPEAPYGPMTTPTQPGIVLRHITDAIDRGARALVGDAASVRPPFVEPVVLTDVPEDSAAVTDETFGPVLVVNPVVDAEEALRRTNATAYGLSGAIFTRHRRRGLALAAQLRAGAVSVNSVLGYAGVPSLPFGGVGDSGFGRVHGADGLREFSRPMSVTWQRFRPPIDLMTLQPAASAMRTSLAMFRWRHGRSTHPARRDA; encoded by the coding sequence ATGACGTCCCTCGTTGAGCACCCTCGTCGGCTCCACGTCGTGGACCCGATAACCGGTGAGTCCCGCGCCGACTACGACATCGCCGACGAAGCCGCGGTGCACGCGGCCGTCGAGCGGGCACGCGACGCGGCCGGCTGGTGGGCCGGCCTTCGGGCGCGCGAGCGGCGGCGGCACCTGTCGGCGTACAAGTCGCTGATCGCGAGTCGGATCGACGAGCTGGCCGAGCTGATCCGCGCGGAGACCGGCAAGTCGCTCGCGGGGGCGCAGCTTGAGGTGATGCTGGCGGTCGAGCACCTGGACTGGGCGGCGCGCAACGCCCGGCGGGTGTTGAAGCGGCGGTCGGTGTCCTCCGGCATGCTCGCCTTCAATCAGGCCAGTTCGGTGACCTACGTGCCGTTCGGCGTCGTCGGCGTGATCGGGCCGTGGAACTATCCGGTCTACACGCCGATGGGAGCCGTCTCGCACGCGCTGGCCGCCGGCAACGCGGTGGTCTTCAAGCCCAGCGAGTTCACCCCCGGTGTCGGGGTGTGGCTGGCGCAGTGCTGGAGCGAGCTGCTGCCGGACCAGCCGGTTCTGCAGGTCGTCACCGGCGACGGCGCGACCGGGGCGGCGCTGTGCCGCGCGGCGGTCGACAAGATCGCGTTCACCGGATCGGCGGCGACCGGGCGTGCCGTGATGGCCGCCTGCGCCGAGCGGTTGACCCCGGTCGTCATCGAGGGCGGCGGCAAGGACGCGCTCATCGTCACGGCCGACGCCGATCTCGACGCCGCCGCCCAAGCCGCGGTGTTCGGCGGTCTGGGCAACGCCGGGCAGACCTGCGCCGGAGTCGAGCGCGTCTACGTCGAGCAGGCCGTGTACGAGCCGTTCGTGGCCAGGCTGGCGGAACTCGCGCGGAAGGTCCGGCCCGGTGCCGAACCGGAAGCGCCCTACGGGCCGATGACCACGCCCACGCAACCCGGCATCGTGCTGCGCCACATCACCGACGCGATCGACCGCGGTGCGCGGGCGCTGGTCGGCGATGCCGCCTCGGTGCGGCCGCCGTTCGTGGAGCCGGTGGTGCTGACCGACGTCCCTGAGGACAGCGCGGCGGTCACCGACGAGACCTTCGGCCCGGTCCTGGTGGTCAATCCGGTGGTCGACGCCGAGGAGGCGCTGCGCCGGACCAACGCGACCGCCTACGGTCTGTCCGGTGCGATCTTCACCCGCCATCGCCGTCGTGGGCTGGCTCTCGCGGCGCAGCTTCGGGCGGGCGCGGTGTCGGTCAATTCAGTGCTCGGGTACGCCGGTGTGCCGTCGCTGCCCTTCGGCGGGGTGGGCGACTCCGGCTTCGGACGGGTTCATGGCGCCGACGGCCTGCGGGAGTTCAGCCGGCCCATGTCGGTGACCTGGCAGCGGTTCCGGCCGCCGATCGACCTGATGACGCTGCAACCCGCGGCGTCGGCGATGCGTACGTCACTGGCGATGTTCAGGTGGCGGCACGGTCGCTCCACACACCCAGCCCGTCGAGATGCTTGA
- a CDS encoding acyl-CoA dehydrogenase family protein: MEWTDERRSLVAAVQDFCRREAGTREQRQKLTNGGRENHSPELYRKMADLGWLGLSLPEEFDGGGAGMVELCLFLEETARAMAPIGGFTTSIIVAATYERFGSLEQKKLILGGVAQGAIEAVAMSEPEAGSDVANLSCRAERHGDGFIVNGQKTWCSNAHLAEHILLVARTSGRAGDHNGLTMFLVPATTPGLTVSGIDTMGGREVNDLYFADCVLPADAVVGQLDQGWRQLMAGLNMERLILASVMLGTAQRAFDDVVAYVKNRRQFRKPIGSFQVIRHRLADLATEIECARLLVYDTAAQVDRAPDTVLPRESSMAKLKATETARRVTLDAMQMMGGYGYATEYDMERLVRASVVSTVYGGTSEIQREIIAKTYGLSDQLQ; the protein is encoded by the coding sequence GTGGAATGGACCGACGAGCGACGGTCACTCGTCGCGGCGGTGCAGGATTTCTGCCGCCGCGAGGCCGGAACCCGTGAGCAGCGGCAGAAACTGACCAATGGCGGCCGGGAGAACCACAGCCCAGAGCTGTACCGCAAGATGGCCGACCTCGGCTGGCTCGGCCTGTCCCTGCCGGAGGAGTTCGACGGCGGCGGCGCGGGCATGGTGGAGCTGTGCCTGTTCCTGGAGGAGACCGCCCGGGCGATGGCCCCGATCGGCGGTTTCACCACGTCGATCATCGTCGCCGCGACCTATGAGCGATTCGGGTCGCTGGAGCAGAAGAAGCTCATCCTGGGCGGCGTGGCCCAGGGCGCGATCGAGGCGGTGGCGATGTCCGAGCCGGAAGCCGGCTCCGATGTGGCCAACCTGAGCTGCCGCGCCGAGCGCCACGGCGACGGATTCATCGTCAACGGCCAGAAGACGTGGTGCTCCAACGCCCATCTCGCCGAGCACATCCTGCTCGTCGCGCGTACGTCGGGGCGGGCCGGCGACCACAACGGGCTGACCATGTTCCTCGTCCCCGCCACCACACCCGGACTGACCGTCTCCGGCATCGACACCATGGGCGGCCGGGAGGTCAACGACCTCTACTTCGCCGACTGCGTACTGCCGGCCGACGCCGTGGTCGGCCAGCTCGATCAGGGCTGGCGGCAGCTGATGGCCGGGCTCAACATGGAACGGCTGATCCTGGCCAGCGTCATGCTGGGCACCGCCCAGCGCGCGTTCGACGACGTCGTGGCGTACGTCAAGAACCGGCGCCAGTTCCGCAAGCCGATCGGCTCGTTCCAGGTGATCCGGCACCGCCTGGCCGACCTGGCCACCGAGATCGAATGCGCCCGCCTCCTGGTCTACGACACGGCGGCGCAGGTCGACCGGGCCCCGGACACCGTGCTGCCCCGGGAGAGTTCGATGGCCAAGCTCAAGGCCACCGAGACCGCCCGCCGCGTCACGCTGGACGCGATGCAGATGATGGGCGGCTACGGCTACGCCACCGAGTACGACATGGAACGCCTGGTCCGGGCCTCGGTGGTGTCCACCGTCTACGGCGGCACCAGCGAGATCCAGCGCGAGATCATCGCGAAGACCTACGGGCTGTCCGACCAGTTGCAGTAA